One window of Mangrovibacterium diazotrophicum genomic DNA carries:
- a CDS encoding YgiQ family radical SAM protein — protein sequence MTKSQLPLHHNYNWTRRVNLLYQKYKTTDWLPTTKKEVEERGWDQLDVILFTGDAYVDHPSFGAAVIGRVLEAEGLRVAIVPQPNWQDDLRDFKKLGTPRLFFAVTSGNMDSMVNHYTANKRKRHNDAYTPGGQADKRPDYATIVYSNILKKLYPEIPLVIGGIEASLRRVTHFDYWQNKLKPSILIDSKADLLFYGMGEKSIVDYARLVQKGVNPQSLTNLPQTAFLVDEDEHYATQKKWNTFDLYSFEECLQDKKKFAHNFMHIEEESNKVEANKLIQRTGDKQVVVNPPWPPMEEKEIDRVYELPYTRLPHPKYKSKEPIPAYDMIRHSINIHRGCFGGCTFCTISAHQGKFIASRSQASVMRELDKVTEMPDFKGYISDLGGPSANMYQMKGIHQEICNKCKRPSCIWPDVCKNLNIDHKPMLDLYKEVRKHPKVKKAFIGSGIRYDMILHETKDKQVNKNNMEYLREVVKHHVSGRLKVAPEHTSDDVLRIMRKPSFGLFYKLNKVFNEINKQEGLNQQLVPYFISSHPGCKSTDMANLAAETKQLDFKLEQVQDFTPTPMTLATVIFYTGFHPYTMEEVFTAKSKKEKLSQRKFFFWYKREYQREIREELTRLNRPDLLKKILN from the coding sequence ATGACTAAAAGCCAATTACCTTTGCACCACAATTATAATTGGACAAGACGAGTGAATTTACTTTATCAGAAATACAAAACAACCGATTGGTTACCAACAACCAAGAAAGAAGTTGAAGAGCGAGGTTGGGACCAACTGGATGTCATTTTGTTTACGGGTGATGCCTATGTTGACCACCCATCGTTTGGCGCTGCCGTAATTGGCCGTGTTTTGGAAGCAGAAGGTCTGCGTGTGGCCATTGTGCCGCAACCAAACTGGCAGGACGACCTGCGCGACTTTAAAAAGCTGGGAACTCCCCGACTTTTCTTTGCCGTTACCTCGGGCAACATGGACTCGATGGTGAACCACTACACGGCGAACAAGCGCAAACGCCACAACGATGCGTACACTCCCGGCGGACAAGCCGACAAGCGGCCGGATTATGCCACCATTGTATACAGCAATATTCTGAAGAAACTTTACCCGGAAATTCCGTTGGTAATTGGTGGTATTGAAGCGTCGCTGCGCCGTGTTACACACTTCGATTACTGGCAAAACAAACTGAAACCTTCGATTCTGATCGATTCGAAAGCTGATTTGCTGTTCTACGGAATGGGTGAAAAATCAATTGTTGATTACGCCCGATTGGTACAAAAAGGCGTGAATCCTCAGAGTTTGACCAACCTGCCGCAAACGGCATTCCTGGTTGACGAGGACGAGCATTACGCAACACAGAAGAAATGGAATACCTTCGACTTGTATTCCTTTGAGGAGTGCCTGCAGGATAAGAAAAAGTTTGCGCACAACTTTATGCACATCGAAGAAGAGTCGAATAAAGTTGAAGCCAACAAGCTGATCCAGCGTACCGGTGACAAGCAGGTGGTTGTAAACCCGCCGTGGCCGCCGATGGAGGAAAAAGAAATTGACCGTGTGTACGAGTTGCCTTATACGCGCTTGCCACACCCGAAATACAAGAGCAAAGAGCCGATCCCTGCCTACGATATGATTCGTCACTCAATCAACATTCACCGGGGATGTTTTGGCGGATGTACTTTCTGCACCATTTCGGCCCACCAGGGCAAATTTATTGCCAGCCGTTCGCAGGCTTCCGTGATGCGCGAACTGGACAAGGTGACCGAAATGCCCGACTTCAAAGGCTACATTTCGGACTTGGGGGGCCCTTCGGCCAACATGTACCAGATGAAAGGTATTCACCAGGAAATTTGCAACAAGTGCAAGCGTCCGTCGTGTATTTGGCCCGATGTCTGCAAAAACCTGAACATCGATCACAAACCAATGCTCGACCTGTACAAAGAGGTTCGCAAGCACCCAAAAGTGAAGAAAGCCTTCATTGGGAGCGGTATTCGCTACGATATGATTCTGCACGAAACCAAAGACAAGCAGGTCAACAAAAATAATATGGAATACCTGCGTGAAGTGGTGAAACACCACGTATCGGGCCGGTTGAAAGTGGCTCCGGAACACACGTCAGACGACGTGCTTCGCATTATGCGGAAACCTTCGTTTGGATTGTTCTATAAATTGAACAAGGTGTTTAACGAGATTAATAAGCAGGAAGGGCTGAACCAACAGCTGGTTCCTTATTTCATCTCCAGTCACCCGGGTTGTAAAAGTACCGACATGGCCAACCTGGCAGCCGAGACCAAACAGCTTGACTTCAAACTGGAACAGGTACAGGACTTCACCCCTACGCCAATGACATTGGCAACGGTGATCTTCTACACCGGGTTCCACCCGTACACCATGGAGGAAGTGTTTACCGCCAAAAGCAAAAAGGAAAAGCTGAGCCAGCGCAAGTTCTTCTTCTGGTACAAACGTGAATACCAACGCGAAATCCGCGAAGAGTTGACTCGTTTAAACCGACCGGATCTGTTGAAAAAGATCCTGAATTAA
- a CDS encoding threonine aldolase family protein, whose product MNQRGFASDNNAGVHSAIMQAMSEVNNGHMVGYGGDPITAKAVERFKQEFGDDIDVYFAFNGTGANVISLASLSQSFNSVLCAETAHIQVDECGAPEKLTGCKLIPIKTREGKIYPEEIKKHLHGFGFEHHAQPGVISISQVTELGTLYTVEEIKAITKLAHEYDLFVHMDGARIANAAAALGLPFKAFTRDAGIDVLSFGGTKNGMMMGEAVIFFNPQQSRFTKYIRKQSMQLYSKMRFISAQFLAYFENDLWKTNALHANKMALLLESEVAKISGVRLTQKTQANGVFAIIPAEIIPKLQEQYFFYIWDESRSEVRWMTSFDTTEEDVFGFAKALKELL is encoded by the coding sequence ATGAATCAAAGAGGTTTTGCAAGCGACAATAACGCCGGAGTTCACTCGGCCATTATGCAGGCCATGAGCGAAGTTAACAACGGCCACATGGTTGGTTACGGCGGCGACCCGATAACCGCAAAAGCTGTTGAACGTTTTAAGCAGGAATTTGGTGACGACATCGACGTTTACTTCGCCTTCAACGGCACTGGCGCCAATGTCATTTCGCTGGCTAGCCTGAGCCAAAGCTTCAATTCGGTTCTTTGCGCCGAAACAGCACACATCCAGGTCGATGAATGCGGGGCGCCCGAAAAACTAACCGGCTGCAAGCTAATTCCGATTAAAACACGGGAAGGCAAAATCTACCCGGAGGAAATCAAAAAACACCTGCATGGCTTCGGGTTTGAGCACCACGCTCAGCCGGGCGTCATTTCCATTTCGCAGGTAACCGAACTTGGTACATTATATACAGTCGAAGAAATTAAAGCCATTACCAAACTGGCGCATGAATACGATTTGTTCGTTCACATGGACGGAGCCCGCATTGCGAATGCCGCGGCAGCATTGGGTTTACCTTTCAAAGCGTTTACCCGCGATGCCGGAATCGACGTCCTTTCATTCGGTGGAACTAAGAACGGAATGATGATGGGTGAAGCTGTAATTTTCTTCAACCCGCAACAATCGCGTTTTACCAAATACATCCGCAAACAAAGCATGCAACTGTACTCGAAAATGCGTTTCATCAGTGCTCAGTTTCTGGCCTATTTTGAAAATGATTTGTGGAAAACCAATGCACTTCACGCTAATAAAATGGCACTGCTTTTAGAGAGCGAAGTAGCCAAAATTTCGGGCGTTAGATTGACTCAAAAAACGCAGGCCAACGGGGTCTTCGCCATTATTCCGGCCGAAATTATCCCGAAGCTGCAAGAGCAATATTTCTTTTATATTTGGGATGAATCGCGCTCCGAGGTTCGTTGGATGACCTCGTTCGACACCACCGAAGAAGATGTTTTCGGTTTTGCCAAGGCGCTGAAAGAATTATTGTAA
- a CDS encoding GNAT family N-acyltransferase codes for MELVNPKDILKASPYLAYLGGENLAKFIMYVLRFSKLNKIYQQIADKHGVEFIDALIDLLEVNYEFDERDLKKIPKEGPFIVVANHPFGGLDGILLIKLISQVRPDVKVLANFLLKRIEPISDFFMGVNPFESHKEAGSSIGGVKNALEHVKKGGALCIFPAGEVSSYDADNKITDRQWQYPVLKFIKKANVPVVPIYFNGKNSRLFHLIGKIHPNLRTAKLPSELLNKKNKLVKIRIGMPISVKEQANFPEIYQFGRYLRAKTYSLCSSIEVKRFFNYSLKRHTKAEPIVPPTPPDLIREEIAQLSSEHFLFKLKNFSVYCCPTPKIPNLLNEIGRLREITFREVGEGTNQSIDLDEFDLYYNQLFIWDDDAQKLVGAYRIGKGADILHDYGTAGFYLQSLFKMKESFEPVLQQSLELGRSFVVKEYQRQPMSLFLLWKGILYFLLKNPEYRYLIGPVSISNNYSKISKELIIKFIMTHHFDWNMARFIKPRKAFKFKSEDPNINVIMENLGDINMLDKFIGDVDELNTGLPVLLKKYIKLNAKIVGFNVDPKFNNCLDGLILLDVMDVPKSTIESLSKEVNDGSILNRFYSHRE; via the coding sequence ATGGAATTAGTAAATCCGAAGGATATCCTGAAAGCCAGTCCGTATCTGGCTTATCTTGGAGGAGAGAATTTGGCGAAGTTTATCATGTATGTTTTGCGCTTTAGTAAGCTGAATAAAATATACCAGCAGATTGCCGATAAACATGGAGTGGAATTTATAGATGCGCTGATCGACCTACTGGAAGTAAACTACGAGTTCGACGAGCGTGATCTGAAAAAAATCCCGAAAGAAGGTCCTTTCATAGTGGTTGCCAACCATCCGTTCGGCGGGCTGGACGGTATTCTGCTTATAAAACTGATTAGCCAGGTTCGACCCGACGTGAAGGTACTGGCGAATTTCCTGTTGAAACGGATTGAGCCGATATCCGATTTCTTCATGGGCGTGAATCCGTTTGAATCGCACAAGGAAGCGGGCTCGAGCATAGGTGGTGTGAAGAACGCACTGGAGCATGTGAAGAAAGGTGGTGCGCTGTGTATTTTCCCGGCCGGTGAAGTTTCGAGCTATGATGCCGATAATAAAATTACTGACCGCCAATGGCAATACCCGGTGCTGAAATTTATTAAGAAAGCGAATGTGCCGGTTGTGCCGATTTATTTCAATGGAAAAAACTCGCGGCTATTTCATTTAATCGGGAAAATTCACCCGAATCTTCGCACGGCCAAGCTGCCGTCAGAATTGCTCAATAAGAAAAACAAGCTTGTTAAAATCCGGATTGGGATGCCCATTTCGGTGAAAGAACAGGCGAATTTCCCGGAGATTTACCAATTTGGGCGCTACTTGCGAGCTAAAACTTACAGTTTGTGCAGCAGTATCGAGGTGAAACGCTTTTTTAATTATTCGCTGAAGCGTCACACGAAAGCTGAGCCAATTGTTCCGCCTACTCCGCCTGATTTGATTCGGGAAGAGATTGCTCAACTGAGCAGTGAACACTTTCTGTTCAAACTGAAAAACTTTTCAGTGTACTGTTGCCCGACACCAAAAATTCCGAACCTGCTGAACGAGATTGGCCGTTTGCGCGAGATCACTTTCCGCGAAGTGGGCGAAGGCACCAATCAGAGCATCGACCTGGACGAATTTGATTTGTACTATAACCAGTTGTTTATTTGGGACGATGACGCCCAAAAACTGGTCGGCGCATACCGGATTGGTAAAGGTGCGGATATTTTGCACGACTACGGAACGGCCGGTTTCTACCTGCAAAGTCTCTTTAAAATGAAGGAAAGCTTTGAACCGGTTCTGCAGCAATCGCTCGAGTTGGGCCGCTCGTTTGTGGTCAAAGAATACCAACGCCAGCCCATGTCGCTGTTCCTGCTTTGGAAAGGAATTTTGTACTTCCTGTTAAAGAACCCGGAGTACCGTTACCTGATCGGGCCGGTGAGCATCAGCAACAATTATTCGAAGATTTCGAAAGAGCTGATCATCAAATTTATCATGACCCATCATTTCGATTGGAACATGGCACGGTTCATAAAGCCTCGGAAGGCTTTCAAATTTAAAAGCGAAGATCCCAACATCAATGTCATTATGGAAAATTTGGGTGATATCAATATGCTTGACAAGTTTATCGGCGACGTAGATGAACTGAATACTGGGCTCCCTGTATTGCTGAAGAAATACATCAAGCTGAATGCGAAAATTGTCGGTTTCAATGTCGACCCAAAATTCAACAATTGCCTCGATGGGCTGATCTTGCTGGATGTGATGGACGTCCCGAAGAGCACCATCGAATCGCTGTCGAAAGAGGTAAATGACGGTTCCATTTTAAATCGCTTTTATTCCCATCGTGAATAG
- a CDS encoding NAD(P)-binding domain-containing protein, which translates to MSETLIENIVIYGVVVLVFGLTMWFYLRKLRNQNRMITEKIVQAKSEGLYEPVSLHPVVDPKSCIQSGACIVACPEKDILGIVNGRATTINASRCIGHGACFHACPTQAITLYIGTEKRGVDLPHVDENFETNVPGLFIAGEIGGMGLIRNAVEQGRQAVENLAKGLDRKVAADYDLVIIGAGPAGISASLAAKKLGLSTLTLEQDFLGGTVFSFPRSKIVMTSPMDLPLHGKVRLFETSKQELLDLWQQVIEKHEIRIRENVKVESISRLNGHFEISVLSDEIYTSRRVLLAIGRRGTPRKLNVPGEESPKVAYRLLDPERIREQQILVVGGGDSAIEAALLLADQNEVVLSYRGAAFNRLKPANKQRIDQAKQEGKVTILYQSNVVRIEPQSVSILLDGEEKQREIENDLVYIFAGGELPTQFLEKAGIKITRKFGESVLKHKK; encoded by the coding sequence ATGAGTGAAACGTTGATTGAAAATATTGTCATCTATGGTGTTGTCGTTCTTGTTTTTGGGCTGACGATGTGGTTCTACCTTCGCAAACTTCGAAATCAAAATCGAATGATTACCGAAAAGATTGTGCAGGCTAAATCTGAAGGACTTTATGAGCCGGTTTCGCTGCACCCGGTTGTCGATCCAAAATCCTGCATTCAAAGCGGCGCCTGCATTGTTGCATGTCCCGAAAAAGATATTTTAGGAATAGTGAATGGTCGTGCTACAACGATTAATGCGTCGCGCTGTATCGGGCATGGCGCTTGTTTTCATGCTTGTCCGACCCAGGCAATCACTTTATATATTGGAACCGAAAAGCGTGGCGTAGACTTACCGCATGTCGATGAGAATTTTGAGACCAACGTGCCCGGCCTGTTTATCGCAGGCGAGATTGGAGGTATGGGCTTGATCCGCAATGCCGTTGAGCAGGGGCGTCAGGCAGTTGAGAATTTGGCAAAAGGATTGGATCGAAAGGTTGCGGCTGACTACGATTTGGTCATCATAGGTGCCGGGCCTGCTGGTATTTCGGCTTCACTGGCAGCTAAAAAACTCGGACTAAGTACACTCACTCTGGAACAAGATTTTCTGGGAGGCACAGTCTTTAGTTTCCCGCGTTCTAAAATCGTCATGACTTCTCCGATGGATCTCCCGTTGCATGGCAAAGTGCGCCTGTTTGAAACCAGCAAACAGGAATTACTCGATCTCTGGCAACAGGTTATTGAAAAGCATGAGATCCGTATTCGTGAGAACGTAAAAGTCGAATCGATTAGCCGGTTAAACGGACATTTTGAAATTTCGGTTTTATCCGATGAAATCTACACCTCCCGCAGAGTTTTGTTGGCCATTGGTCGTCGCGGAACGCCGCGAAAATTGAATGTTCCGGGAGAAGAAAGTCCGAAAGTTGCTTACCGTTTGCTCGATCCGGAACGAATACGGGAACAGCAGATTTTAGTTGTTGGTGGAGGAGACTCAGCTATTGAGGCAGCGCTGCTGTTGGCGGATCAAAATGAAGTGGTATTGTCATACCGGGGTGCTGCTTTTAACCGGTTGAAACCTGCAAATAAGCAACGAATTGATCAGGCAAAGCAAGAAGGGAAAGTGACGATTTTGTATCAATCGAATGTTGTTCGGATTGAGCCTCAGTCTGTATCAATTTTGCTTGATGGGGAAGAAAAACAAAGAGAGATTGAAAATGATCTCGTATACATTTTCGCAGGCGGAGAGTTACCAACTCAATTTTTAGAGAAAGCAGGAATAAAGATTACGCGGAAATTTGGTGAGTCTGTGCTGAAGCATAAAAAATAG
- a CDS encoding cryptochrome/photolyase family protein: MNKQEVAIFWFRRDLRADDNHGFYQALTSGRPVLPIFIFDTEILNDLEQTDSRVTFILHEVQKLQDLFEQNGSTFWIYQGKPLDAFKRLLTEYAVAEVFTNLDYEPYARERDKLVYEYLGTQNIRLRAFKDQVIFHKNEVVKADGKPYTVFTPYSKTWLSKLTSRDYEAFPSEKHLGNLVQTDPLPKYHHPDLGFKHGPYNVPPLELNVSLMESYAENRDFPAVAGTSRLGVHLRFGTVSIRKVTAEAVKHSSTFLNELIWRNFYMDILWHFPHVAQSSFKPAYDFIAWDNSEKLFARWCEGTTGYPLVDAGMRELSATGYMHNRVRMVTASFLCKHLLIDWHWGEAWFAEKLLDFELASNNGGWQWAAGSGCDAAPYFRVFNPELQQQKFDADFRYIKKWVPEYGTSAYPSPIVEHKTARERAIRVYKEALNER; this comes from the coding sequence ATGAACAAGCAAGAAGTAGCAATTTTCTGGTTCCGGCGCGATTTGCGGGCTGACGACAATCATGGTTTTTACCAAGCTTTAACTTCCGGCCGTCCGGTACTTCCCATTTTCATTTTTGACACGGAGATTTTAAACGATCTGGAGCAGACCGATTCGCGGGTAACTTTTATTCTGCACGAAGTACAAAAGTTGCAGGATTTGTTTGAGCAAAACGGCAGTACCTTTTGGATTTACCAGGGAAAGCCGCTGGATGCTTTCAAGCGTTTGTTGACAGAGTATGCGGTGGCAGAAGTGTTCACCAACCTGGATTACGAGCCTTATGCCCGTGAGCGCGACAAATTGGTTTACGAGTACTTGGGAACACAGAACATTCGCCTTCGAGCTTTTAAAGACCAGGTGATTTTTCACAAAAACGAGGTGGTCAAAGCGGACGGTAAACCATACACGGTGTTTACGCCCTACAGTAAAACATGGCTTTCCAAATTAACTTCGCGTGACTACGAAGCTTTCCCTTCGGAAAAACATTTGGGGAATTTGGTGCAGACCGATCCACTGCCAAAATACCATCACCCGGATCTTGGATTTAAACACGGGCCATACAATGTTCCTCCGTTGGAACTGAATGTTTCGCTGATGGAATCGTATGCCGAGAACCGAGATTTTCCAGCAGTGGCGGGCACTTCGCGGTTAGGAGTCCATCTTCGTTTTGGTACGGTTAGTATCCGGAAGGTGACGGCAGAAGCAGTCAAACATTCGTCAACTTTTTTGAATGAATTGATTTGGCGAAATTTCTACATGGACATTTTGTGGCATTTTCCGCATGTAGCCCAATCGTCATTCAAACCGGCTTACGATTTTATAGCCTGGGATAACTCTGAAAAACTTTTTGCCCGCTGGTGCGAAGGAACAACCGGTTACCCGCTGGTGGATGCCGGCATGCGCGAACTTAGCGCTACCGGGTACATGCACAACCGGGTGCGCATGGTAACCGCCAGTTTCCTCTGCAAGCACTTGCTGATTGACTGGCATTGGGGAGAAGCCTGGTTTGCCGAAAAGCTGCTCGATTTTGAACTGGCCTCAAATAACGGGGGCTGGCAGTGGGCTGCCGGATCGGGTTGCGATGCGGCGCCGTATTTCCGGGTGTTCAACCCCGAATTGCAGCAGCAGAAGTTCGATGCCGACTTTCGATACATTAAAAAATGGGTGCCCGAATACGGCACGTCGGCTTATCCGTCGCCGATTGTTGAGCACAAAACGGCACGGGAACGGGCTATTCGCGTTTACAAGGAAGCATTGAATGAACGATAG
- a CDS encoding cytochrome c3 family protein, giving the protein MRRLSLLILLVGIFQLCFSQSPHGKNFHVDCAACHSPESWELLQLSKTFDHNQTSFKLDGAHQAVDCKACHKSLVFTEAERECVACHLDMHNTTLGTDCKRCHKPQNWIVTNTTQLHREGRFPLMGAHRTADCFQCHQSASNLRFEPLNIECVSCHRSDYLATTSPNHQEAGYSTSCEDCHGAQAVSWNAANFEHDFFPLRGGHAISCFECHTSGTFGKLPTDCIACHQADYNSTAEPNHLQVGFSTNCTECHQPTDGSWGSANFNHDFFPLTGGHAISCSECHTGGTGTKPSTDCLTCHQNDYNSTTDPNHQQAGFSTDCSLCHSPDSDWDAADFKSHDSQYFPIYSGRHNGEWSSCLDCHSNTSSYADFTCFTCHVHNQTETDGHHQEVANYSYQSSACYSCHPTGRAED; this is encoded by the coding sequence ATGCGCAGATTGTCATTACTGATTTTATTAGTGGGGATATTTCAGCTTTGCTTCTCTCAATCGCCTCATGGCAAGAACTTCCATGTAGATTGTGCAGCTTGTCATTCACCTGAAAGCTGGGAGCTGTTGCAGCTGAGTAAAACCTTCGACCACAATCAAACTTCGTTTAAGTTGGACGGAGCGCATCAAGCAGTTGATTGTAAGGCTTGCCACAAGAGTTTGGTTTTTACTGAAGCTGAGCGCGAATGTGTGGCCTGCCATTTGGATATGCACAACACTACCTTGGGAACGGATTGCAAAAGGTGCCACAAGCCGCAAAACTGGATTGTGACCAATACGACTCAACTGCATCGCGAAGGTCGCTTTCCCTTGATGGGAGCACATCGGACGGCTGATTGTTTCCAATGTCACCAGTCGGCCAGCAATTTGCGGTTTGAACCGCTGAACATAGAGTGCGTGAGTTGTCACCGGTCGGATTATTTGGCGACGACAAGTCCGAATCATCAGGAAGCCGGTTATTCAACCAGTTGTGAGGATTGCCACGGTGCTCAAGCGGTTTCGTGGAATGCGGCAAACTTCGAGCACGACTTTTTCCCTTTGCGTGGCGGACATGCGATTAGCTGTTTTGAATGCCATACCAGCGGTACCTTCGGAAAATTGCCAACAGATTGTATCGCTTGTCACCAGGCGGATTACAACTCAACAGCTGAACCGAATCACCTGCAAGTTGGATTTTCGACAAATTGTACCGAATGTCACCAACCGACTGACGGAAGTTGGGGATCTGCTAATTTCAATCATGATTTCTTTCCATTAACCGGCGGACATGCCATCAGTTGCTCGGAATGCCACACCGGAGGCACAGGTACCAAGCCGTCGACCGACTGTTTGACCTGTCACCAAAATGATTACAATTCGACTACTGATCCCAACCATCAGCAGGCCGGTTTTTCAACCGACTGCAGTTTGTGTCACTCGCCGGATTCGGACTGGGATGCGGCCGATTTCAAATCGCACGACAGCCAGTATTTCCCGATTTACTCGGGGCGGCATAATGGGGAATGGAGTTCTTGTTTGGATTGTCATTCAAACACATCGAGTTATGCGGATTTTACCTGCTTTACTTGTCATGTTCACAATCAAACTGAAACTGACGGTCATCACCAGGAAGTGGCAAACTACTCGTATCAAAGCTCGGCATGTTATTCTTGCCATCCGACCGGCAGAGCTGAAGATTAA
- a CDS encoding rhomboid family intramembrane serine protease, giving the protein MPLFNYYPNKSHRDREIEKKIFRYSMVFPALFVLGFWLVFLIENILDNQFAQYGIFPRTLEGLRGIIFSPFIHGSLEHIFANSVPFFVLSVALFYFYRNLAWRIFWLIYLFSGICVWVGAREAWHIGASGLIYGLGSFLFFSGILRNDVKLLTISIIVVFLYGGMFWGMFPIEPGVSWESHLWGAISGFVLSIFYRKHGPQRSRFDWEDEDDDESEEDSDQPTDREEGEQTHYLDISGDEEENKKS; this is encoded by the coding sequence ATGCCGTTATTCAACTATTATCCCAACAAAAGCCACCGGGATCGGGAGATCGAGAAGAAGATCTTCCGATACAGCATGGTCTTCCCCGCCCTGTTTGTATTGGGATTTTGGTTGGTATTCCTCATTGAGAATATTCTCGACAATCAGTTTGCGCAGTACGGCATCTTCCCACGCACCCTCGAGGGACTAAGAGGAATTATCTTTTCACCCTTTATTCACGGCAGCCTCGAACACATTTTTGCCAACTCGGTGCCTTTCTTCGTGCTTTCGGTCGCCTTGTTCTATTTTTATCGCAACCTGGCCTGGCGAATTTTCTGGCTCATTTACCTCTTCTCGGGGATCTGCGTTTGGGTGGGCGCCCGCGAAGCCTGGCACATCGGAGCCAGCGGACTGATTTACGGGCTGGGGTCTTTCCTTTTTTTTAGCGGCATACTGCGCAACGACGTCAAGTTGCTGACGATTTCCATCATCGTTGTTTTCCTTTACGGCGGCATGTTCTGGGGAATGTTCCCCATCGAACCGGGTGTTTCGTGGGAAAGCCACCTTTGGGGAGCGATTAGCGGATTCGTTTTGAGTATTTTTTACCGTAAACACGGGCCACAACGCAGCCGTTTTGATTGGGAAGATGAGGATGATGACGAAAGCGAAGAAGATTCGGATCAGCCCACAGACCGGGAAGAAGGGGAACAAACTCACTATCTGGACATAAGCGGTGACGAAGAAGAAAACAAAAAAAGCTGA